Part of the Ictalurus furcatus strain D&B chromosome 10, Billie_1.0, whole genome shotgun sequence genome, AAAACAGAGCCATATGCCTATACTGTCATAATCTGCAGTCATGCATTTTGTTTACCCCTCGATACCTAATCATCATGAAGATGAAGCTCTTCAATAGCTACTGCATTTAAGCAGAATGTGAAGTGTATCATTACTGTACCAGCGAATCTACACTGTATTACGGTAatggaaataaacatttaaattttgaTACCGAGATATTTTCACTCTCAtatatatatcgctttgcttgtatttttctcatttgtaagtcgctttggataaaagcgtctgctaagtgaataaatgtaaatgtaaatgtatattttctttacggtgtttttttttttttttaaacagtaaaaagcTTCACCTCTTATTATTATCTGTTATAACACCTCTTATAACTGTGAAATAGACACACCCTTATTGATGGTACGGTGGCACTGAAATCACAACCACGGCAgtttgaatgtatatattttaaaaacacatacagaaatacagattacaaaatataaatgatataataagAACGATCTGATATATGTAGCTGAGACATCATGCACATCCATAGTTAGCATACTTTGAGAACGCAAAAAACATCCATGAAACGATCACTGAGACTATGTACAGAGAGAAAGTGGCCTTCTGCAACCATTTTCCACAAACATGAGTCAAAATATGGACCACGCCAGAAAGTCTATACAGTTACATGAGTTCTACACCTAtgaataatgacatttttttggAAACACCTGTCAAAGCGTTTTCCACGTCTAGCTGGTTAAAAAGCTCCAGCCGATGATGGTTTCTCATTACATGGATTTAAAATGCATATCAACAGCACTGTTTCAGTTCTGACtgcagatttatttcttttctttttttaaaaaaaaagtgtattctTTAACGTTCTTATGAGCAGTTTTAGTGTCGCGACTTTAGTTTTTACATCTGCTCAGACACTACTATATTTGACTAAATAAAAAGCTCTTTAGTGAGTAAATAAATGCAGATGGCACTTACGTTTGGCGGATCATGTTTACTCTATTCCTCTATTTTATATCGGCCACAATATTACTCGAAAATATATCGATCAACTAATATTCTAGAGAACCACTTCCTCATTTGATTACTAGAACGGTGGAAAATTGGTGGCTATATATTCACAAGAACGATAGCAGCTGCCCAGCAGTCCTCTTAAGGCTTATTGGGGGAGGTTGAAAGAGGCTCCTTTAAAGGGGCTCTGCgttcttaaaaaataatacttcCAAAATAAACTGATGTTAAAATACGGTTCAAGAGAAAATCCAGAACAGCCTGTTAAACTACTATTACCATATATGAGGGAAAACTACTGCAGCTCTGTAGGACAAAAGATagataaatcaataaaacataCATTCTGGTTGCATCTCCCATTTTTACACATCTCAGAGCACAAAGACTGAGCCCTTTTTTGTATAGTTTGCATTGAGAAGTTACATATTTGCTCCCAAAAAAGTGTTCTCCTTCACTGTTATCCGTGCAATGCAGCGGAGAATTCACTCAAAAGAATTTTACAGCCATGAAGTAATACAAGGGGGCTAGCCAtctgaaaggaaaagaaagaaagaaaaaaaaaaaaccccaaaaacattatcattaaatCTACAGACCTAAACAGTCAGTGTTCTCAGAGAATAAAACAGTCCAATTTTAATGCCATACAGCCACAGTTAAAGTGCAAAGCAACACATCGAGAAAAGGTCCAAAAAAAGACACAAGATTGCACAAAATCTGCCATATATATCAGAGACCTGTGTTGTGATATATATCTCAGTGATTGATAGCGATTTGTCGTGTTGAAAGAGTCAAGATGCACACGCTAAGCTCTAAGCAACAGTGGTGATGAGAGTGTGAATTGAGAAAAAAATGCTACAATcatgatgatttaaataaataataataaaaaaagccaaGCATGCCAAAGAAGAATGCACACAAATGAAATAGCATTTATAATATGGAAAGAACAAAACTGCTTTGGTCAAGCAATTAGTAATTTGGTGTGATGTACAACATCTCACATGGAGCCCCATAAATCAGAGGTGATTAACATGtacgtaaaatgtgaaatgaaaccacactttttttgtttgtttgtttgttgttgttgataaatgcatGCATTGCATCTTGCCAAAAAGTCCAGTGTTATCATGTGCAGCACATTTTATAATGAAGTCAGCCAAGCTAAGAAATGCCTCTCACTTAAGATCCATTTCTTGTTTTTGACATGCAGTCATAGTCTAGTGATAAGCTCTATGTACAGTATTTCGCTTTCAAGAAGTGttacaaaaagagaagaaaaagaaaacaatcgGAATAAAACAAACTTCAATCGAAGCAAAACCTGTTCGAGAGATATGTGGAAAGAATTATTATGAGTGGTATGGTTCGAGGGGTTGAACACGAATTTATCGCAATTCAATGTAAATGTGGCCTTGTGTGTAACTGCATACTGTAAATTGTTGCTTGCTAGAGCTGTTCCAATATTTCGCCTACACTGTGCACTCTTATTTTAAAAGCTTTACACCTACATTATAGAAACCATTTCACATAAGATATATTTCAATTTGTAGTTTTGATAAATTTCTCTATTTTGCATAGGAATCTCACAtctgtacatttcacatttttttctttaaaaaaaaaaaaaaaaaaaaaaagtcataataaCCCTTACAAAGTTCACATCTAAGACCAAAGACAATACAGTCGGAAGAAAAATGTACAGTGACacacattttgttttggttcagtACCCCCGGCATGTTGGATCTGAAATTGATGTGGGAGTGCAGAAGGCAAGTCTCCCAGTTACTAGGCGAATGATGGTTCTTTTAGTcctcatttaataataattataataataataataataataataataattccttagatttatatagcgcttttctatgCACTCAAAGcgttttacattgtatggggggaaatCTTTTGGGCGGTACTATTTGTATACGGGGAACCATTGGTTCCCAAAGTTGGGTCTGTGAAAAGCATGAGTCCATGGTGTTCAAATTTTGTTACAGTCCTGGAAACCCACCTTTCTCCAAGTGATTGGAATcaaatgacaattttaataaCAAAAGGGTTCCATTTGTGTAAAAGTTCAGAaataaccaaacaaaaacagaaaagaacagaaaaacagaaaaaaccaaacaaaacaaacaaaaaaacaactctaaCCAAATTATTATTGTATCGTCAATACTCTGGGGGCACatgaaatttaaatttattattattattatcattattattatttacagttaaaTGCATCCCTGAATATAAAAGTTTGCGAACCCCTGCCATAAATAGCACAAACCCTTTCACAAACCCAAGGTCACTTTACAGAGCAAtcaaaggaataaaaacaaaaacagtaaaaccataaaaacatatacatgataaaataaataataacggACAGTTGAAAAGAGAAGACATAGTAATTCTTTAAGGAGTAGTTTGCAGAAAATCACAGACATAGACACAAAGAAAGGAGAAATTATATTAGTTATTGTTGGGAAAAGAAACTGTTTGTGAACATATGTGTCTTGAATTTTGATTTATATAAGATTAGACTTGTACATGAATTGCTTTATATGTGTAACTGGATGCAAGCTGTAACCGGTAACAAGTGTAGCTGCTGGAGAACAGGAGGAATATGTGCAGATTTCTTTAGAAATATGTAGTGAAGTCGTCCTTCAACATGaggaacatcatttaaaaaagattatccatccatccatccatgcagcttatcctactcagggtctcagggagcctatcccagaggactcgaaacacaaggcgggggacatcctggatggggtgccaacccatcacagggcacacactcacactcccattcacacactagggacaatttggaaataccaatcaacctacaaagcatgtctttggactggggggaggaaactggaggaaacccctgaaacatggggagaacatgcaaactccacgcacacacgGTAGAAGCGGGAATCGAAGCAAAGTAAGGATATTCAAAGCAGATATTTTGCAGTAACaggtctttttcttttcaatttcaATCTAATACGATGAACCAAAACAACAATGCGTCACTGTCTAAATTACTTCTGGACTGCATTGCATATATCACATAGATCAAGCCTCGTGGCTCGATTCATTTAACAGATATAACCACACTGTTGCTATAGcgaaacaaaaatgaatttgGTGATCTGTTAATAAACTCTTACTGAATACAAGAAGctaagatttattattttttttttaaataatactgcCAATAAAATTGTTCACAAACAATTAATGGCATTACGTTCACCAGGATTTTGGTACCAAAGTAGTGTGGCGCAGAGCCCAAGTGCTTTAATGTCCAGGCTGCATAAAGCAGGTTTATAACACTTAAACGGAATGAAACCATTCACTTCAAGTGACATAAAACAGTGAATAACAGTTTTCCTGTAGTGTGCATGAATATAAAGATGTGATTCCTTAAAACTTTTCATTTCGAACACAACATGTGTTTATATCACGCGAATGTCagacaaaactgaaacaaatatacaaatatatatatacacatatatgtatatacacaaacaacATTGCTGTAACACCACAATGAATAAGGAGCAGTACCCTCCCCTTACTTTCAACCAGCAGCTCAGACCAAACACACCAGCCATTTAAGCCTGACACTTAACCTACTTGCCATACAGTACTTAAGTgaaaaactgcatttataaaaacacaatacTGCCACTGATTGTGCATGATCAGATCTCATTTAGGATACGAGAATAAAACATTGACGGGACGATTTAAAAAAACTCGTCGTTGCAGTGACGGCTTAAaaacagctattttttttttttgttttgttcataaGGCAAAATCAGGTCGGGTCACAGTGATGAGTTCAGTAGCTTTCTGAAGCTTtcgttgttttatttttattttttttttatttatttttttaaaccgttCAAGCCCTGCGTGACGACGGCCTTTTAATGCAGAACACAAGTCAAAGACGCCACTAACGATTTCAATTCGCAGCTGAATAAGCAACAAGGAAAACGCACGTGTGTAGCTTTTTAGACACTACAATACTGATATGAAAAATAGAGGCAAAGCTGCCGTTTTGACACTCGCAATTAAACCTGCAAAAATAAATCGGCaaacgtgtaaaaaaaataacaatgcctgcacacacacacacacacccacacacacacgggcaccTTAATGTTTGTGGAGAGAAAAACGTTTGTTGAGGATGTTAGGTTTTAGTGTTAAGCGTTTTAACGATAATAAAGTACGTACAGTAGCACAAAGGCGCTGCTCTTCCAAACCCATAAAAAGTAGAATGGGGGGAGTAGTACTCCttagtattaaataaaaataaaaaagaaaataataataataataaataatttaaaactttaaatatatagatttaacacaaacacacaaaacacagtcaaaaaaaagacacatggtATCTTTACGTAAACAATTCATCTGTAAAATATACGaacatgaacacaaacacatacataaataaacaaaccaacacAAAGTACTAAAGGAATCTTGAAAggtatgtaaaaataaagatttggggggggggggggaagctaTCTTGGTCAGGAAGTTCAATATTAAGgttgagtacacacacacacacacacacacacacacacacacacagaaacagaaacatgaGAAAGGCAACTATCACCCACATAAAAGAACAATGagaacgaacaaacaaacaaaaacaacaataagaaGGAAACAAAATAGAAAGCAACTCAACATGTAGGCCTAAGGAGGGGTATAGAGACACTTGCACAATGGACGTGGTTCAGAACGAGCCGCCTCACGAAACTAGCCAGCGTGGATATAGCAATGCCACGTCCACCTATGTGCTTGAGTGCCTCCTTTCCCCAGACGTTGGCATTGATGTTGGCAGCATGCTATTGTAGATGCCATGAGGGGGAGGGGCAGCGAGGGCCGTGGGCACAATGATAAAACCGGGTGGCCATGCAGCTGCACAATGAGAAAGTCTCTAGCCTCCTCCTGTTCAgagaatttcttttctttttaatttttttcctcagttcTCTTGCTTTACAGGCGGTCCATGCGGAACGTATCCTCGGTGGCTGGGTCAGCCAGCACTATGTCTGGGTCGTTAAGCATGTGTAGCCCATCCAGGGTCAGCGGATCGATCTTTAGCTCGTCCAGCGGGAACTGAGAGTCCGCGTCAAAGCTGACATCGCCTACGCCGGCCAGCGAGCTGCTCAGCTCCTTGGAGAGACTTGGTGGCGACTCGCCTGTGACTGTCATTTGAAACGTAAACAGACGATATAACACCACATAAACTGATGACGCACAAGCATTTACAAATAAGGATTAGAATTAAAGATGAATTCgttaaaaaaaaggtcattaaaTACTCAATACAAGAAAACATTCACTGCTCCTCAGTGTTACTGGCAGGGGAAAGTATTGAAGGTAGTATTGTAGGAATAATATCAATGAACATGGCAAATCATATAGATAATGACAACTGCGAGAACCCTTATACTGAAGGGGTTTAGCGTCAGCATGTAAATCAGTCCATACACGATACaggagtgtttttgtgattgttgcagccaaaaatgcttgattttgctgcggcttttttcgaGTTTGTCTGCCTTCTCATAAATCTGggtgcagccgttgatagcatcctttttctgccccgtccaggtatttcattcattttctacccctagtcGTTTcaagtatttcatgtgttccagcacAAGCACacctgcaactaatgaagcccttcattagttgcatcaggtgcgCTTGAGagaacacctgttttgcatatttgtgctgtagtGAGCGATTCTATTCAGGGGAATGAATCAttctgagactggagaagtcattataagttgcgttttcaattgaatttgggAATCCACTCATTGTgcattcattgtgttgtgtgtatatatatatatacattgctTTGAAATTTGGTAGCTAGcagtagttattttttttttggtagctAGCagtagcttttttttgtttgtttttccatgcATGAGCTGGCCTACTTTAAATATCCTGCTGCTAACAGAGATGTGTGTAATAGCCACCAATAGCAATCCCTGTGActtccacaaaaataaaatgggagaaaacaaacaaacaaacaaacaaccataTACCTGTTAGGATAATGTTGGGAATGTTGCCATGGTTACTGTAGCCTAGTTGCTGGGTGTCCTGCAAGTTGCCGTGGCTCCCAGTTAAACCCATCATGGCCGCCTGTGTGTAGTTGAGCGTGGAGCACGGATTGTACAAGCTGTTTGAACTGCTCGGGTTCTCAATCATGTTCATGTTGAACTGCTCGAGCTACAAAGTAACAGAGGGTATTGAATTTatggtaaaatatatatatatgaatcagAATCATACTTTCTGTACAGTtctaaaaaacacaaacaaaacaaaaaaacatgacctGTCAAGGAAAATGATTAAATCTCCGCGTTAGCAAACACAGCAAAAAAggtgaaaataagaaaataagaatTCAAGGAAGAGAATGAATATCTGGCACCTGGTGGGAAAGAGCATTGGTCTGTCTGGACGCCATCTGGTGCTCGTAGAACGAATCTCCAAAAATACTCCCCACAATTGGAATGTGCTACAAATATAGCAAGAGACAACTCGATTACTTCAGACAGTCTGGGacagtgttagtgtgttagtatGACAATGTTTGTGTACACAGCAGGACAAGTGTGCAAGATGCTGACGCACGTGATGTCTAGCTCAAGACATCCACACAAACGAGCTGAGGACATCTGATAAAAAGCAGTGACTTATCCTCAGCACGATCTTGGCAAATCGTTTACTCTCCACAGTTGGTaaacagcacagaaaaaaacaaaacaaataaaacctcATGTAATTCCATTTACAGCAACAGGTATTGAAATGATCGCTCCAGATGTGGGCAAAGACAGGTCATAAATTCCGTTTCACAATTAGAGCTCTAGCATATGTAGCACATTTTTTGTGagcgtgttttttttaaaacaaaaagcaaaaaaacccccaaataaCGTTAACAAATATAAGTAGACTACGACTATGCTAGTGCTCTTACTGTGTAAACCTTGACTTTATAACATCAGCTTCTTCGACTCACATAAGGTTTATAATTTCAATACCAATGTCGTTACTGGACTTTGAAAATGGAACTGATTTGTGGATGGTAAACAATCTTCCGAGATATACAAGAACCATAGCTTAACATCGATAAAACATACACCTCAGTCAACACACGACATCAACAGTTAAATGTCAACAGATAAAGCTGCTGTAAGTGATTTCTTTAGCATTTGAACACCTCACGTAACTTGTTTAAAATGCCTGTGTGAATTTCCTGGGCTCTGTAAATCACAATACAATTTTCAAACCAGTACAGCTGTTTTTAGCCAATCAGGAAACCTGCCTGCCAGACAACTATTTTGCATGTGCCAGTAGTCTTGGGCTACGAGTAACTCATTTAATTTATGATAGTAATGACGGACAAGACCGGCATTTGATCAAAGGTTCTGGCTtactctatatatataaaaaaaaagcataagaaAATATAGAATGGAGCAGAAAAGGAAGATGTCAGAAAGGAATAAGCAAAAGACAAGAAAGATGCAAATGGTTTAAAACCTGATTGCTCTGCTTCAGTTTACTAATGCTTAACTTGTattcctctaaaaaaaaaaaaaaacccaaacaaacaaacaaaaaaaaacattttgtgataCTCCCAAACTGTAAGATTATAACTTACTCAACGAGTAGTAACATTATCTTTTGTACATGTAACAGGACTATTGTTTATCCCTCGCTACAATGTGCTTTTGCATGActttaagggggggggggataaagaGTGGTCCGATGGCTTAAGTTATTCAGAACAGCTATATATCAGAAAAACACAATGTTTATAAGTTTTAATAGGTTTGGGGGGGGGTGGAGTACATAAGGATCACCATCTATTTTATCAACTTATATCAAGTTGTGTTTATTCTCTTCCAAAGCAAGGTGGATAATTTTTCACCTCTAGCTACATTCAGGCCGTGCGGCGAAGCCAGAAATTTGTCGACCGAGACAGTGACTGAAATGCTAGGAAATGTGATTCGGACAGCTCAGTGCTCATATCTAAACCTAAAAGCTGACAAACAGATGTCATAAACTAATCGAGATCTGAGATATTTAAAGCTATATTGTCATAAGTCTGATTGTCTTTACTTCTTCTTTCACTACAGTTTTATTCAGGCAAATGCAGACATAGATAACATGCTATAGTGTAGTGGTTCTCAACCCTGGTCCTGCAGTATGCTTGTCCTTACATATTTTAGGGTTTTACCTGCTCACAATCAGAACATTCTATTAGAGAAAATACAGTTTACCAACATTATATAGTTTAAGACGAATGTCTATTTACCGGACTACTGTAAcctactccccccccccccatatgtATGAGTCAATATCCTAAATTTCACAAACACTGCAAAATAGTTAAAGTGCAACAttttctgtggtcagatgagtaACAAACTGAACAGCAGGTcatttggacaaaaaaaaaaaaagaaagatcagACCAATGCAGGTAAAAGCACCCTTGGAGCAAGAAAAGCACTAAAGGAAACTTTATGCTTTGTCAAAACTGCTTCTGAGAGCCCTCTGAAACAGGATCTTATCTGTCCATTCAACAAGGAAGCACGCAGTTAAAAGCAAGGCGTGAAATGTAAAAGCGAACATTTTATAACTTGTTCGTTGTGATGAAACGAATATAACGAGACAAGAATATTGTCGTTTTTGCTGCGGCCTCGTCCGAAGAACCCAGAATCACGTAGCCCAATgggaaacatttatttgaaagcATGCTCGGAGCTAGACAGTGGTTAAGATCCACTGCACTGACTGGAGAGAGAAAAGTAGCTCCAAATGACCAACTTGTTAAGCCGTTTTAATGAACGAGTAGCAGAGAGAAACACTACATTTCATTTTCTAGAAAATTAGGAAGATTGAATGATGTAGCGTTTGTACTGCATATTGGTCAATAAAATAACAGCGAATCTGGATTTAGCATTAATCTCGATTTCAATCTTTTGTCTTCTGCTTAAAATACATAAGTTATAGTCATTTGGTTAATGTTCGTTTTAGAACCTTGACCTCAGATTTTTGGATAGATCGGATCAGATCAGACTCATTGTGAAATCTGAAGGGGAGGGGAACTGAAAAGTTCAGCTGTCTaaaattgctgtttttttgttaactacatctagactcaaacaaacaataaccaAATGATTAAATTGGTTCACACCAAATAAGTGCCCTAAAATAGGCAGGCTGGGTAGCTCCAGGACCAAGCTGAGAAACACTGCACcagggggggaaataaatatatatacagagcAATGAACAATGTAGAATGAACAGCCTGGGTATGAACCTTTGCCAGCACTATATATAGAGACTAATAGCCAGTACATTGCCCCTGGGAATATAATGCTGTTAGCCTGAATTTGGCATTACAGTTAATGCATCTATAAACAGCAACACAGCTGAAACATCTTCATATCCCAGACTAGCTGACTAATATGCTGCCACCATATCCCGTAGAAAAATATATCCTGACATGCAGCGTAGCAGTATATTAAGCCAATCCACCACCCATCCCTTTTGCCCGGAACAGTGACAATAAAAGATACATAAATAGCACAGATAAAAATCACCGCGTCATCTGAGCAATGAGCATGGGGTTTGAAATGCAGACAGAGAGAAGTGTAGGAGGGAGAACAGAGAGCTGCGACATTGGTGAGCGGCCAAAAGCACAACAAGCAAACATGGTGAGAGGGGATTCCACCCTTACTTGAGGCGAGCCTCCAGGCGAGAAGCCCTGGTTGGAGACTGGCGAGGTTGGAGACTGGTTGGCCGGAGAGCCAGTCTGATTGCGATACTGCTGAAAGCAAGAGGCCTTTCAGAATGACATCACATGTCTACTAAGAGCTCACATGTGTAAGCACCTCAGAAATGAGGATGCTCCAGATTGACGCCAGCAGACAACCTGAACTGTGCTCTTAGCTCTACTGGAGTTTTTCATCTGAACATGAAATGCATTGATAAACCATCAGAACCTCCCAATACTGCATGCTCATGGGCATGCTCAAAGAACAAACATGAGGTTTACGTTTCTAATAAGAGTTAAGGTCAGATTATACTAACCGAGCTGACTGGTGCGCCTGTGGCTGTTGGCGATTGGCTGGACAAGGAGGTCTGGGGTGGACTGGAGGCGGAGCTGATGGCGATCGGTGGCAGCTGGATAAGGCGGATGTTCTGCGGCAGCgtctgctgctgcttctgcagATCGCTCAGCAGGCTGAGCAGCGAGTACTGTGACAGCTGCTGCTCCAGAGACATGCTGTCCATCGCAATTGGCTGCAGAACATTACAGATTTGGCAGATTTATACGTTTCATATTTGTACAATTGACATGTTACACACATCAACATGTTATATTATTAGTTGTTAGTGGTTAGAAAGTCATCAAATCAAATGTCTATCAAAGTCAGATTAATGCTGGTTTCCTTTAAAAACTGGCTTCTGAAGACTGAAAGGTTGGAAAAGCATCTCTGAGAAggcacatttttgctttgtaAGGGTGGACAAATCGCTGGCCCGGGCGCCTGGGACAAGTAAATGACATATTAGGGCTATCGGTTTCTCATTCACAGTTGGCGGGGAGCAAGCAGGTTGttgatataatgataatctgCCTTTTTATCTGTcctcttctacatacatgagctcacagattcccatgattggctagtgtctctgTGATAGACAGGGAAGAGTTAGTataccatccctcccaccctccCAATTTTGCTCCCTGGGCTCCCAGCCACAAATATGTAGGAACTATTTCTATTAATTTTCAATACTTCATCGAGCAAATATCACATTGAGACTCAAATAACGTTGCATGTGATAAGAGAACACCCCAGCTCATAGCTGAAATGTTCATCAAAGACTTTCTGCGATTATAAAGTGCAAACAATCTTTATCACCTGAGACATTATCAGGAGCAGATTAAAACCATGGTGAAAGGTAAAGTCGCCTCTCCCACCGATTCGAGTAACTTAGGTCATAGGCATCACATTGGAGCTGTTACTTGCCCAATGAGCTAGCTAATTCTTTGTCCATCCCTGTGATGTACAAAGTGGTGCCCAACCCAACCAAAAACCACAATATACTCACCGTTAATGCTCCACAATAATGTTTTTCGCATCAACAAAACATGCACCTTTATCCATCACTTCTTGCTGTTTATTACTCCACCCACTCTCTATGACTGACAGCATGCAAATAGCTAAGAACTTTCTTCAGTCCTGAAACACTCAATTTGCTTTAAGCTAACAATGCATAATTAATCGGGACTCGAGTACATTACAGATGGACACCTGCTTAATTCCTGCAATGCTGGAAGTATTTACAAGCTATTATCAAATATGTATATTGAGAATAAGGGTGGGCGATTtgagaaaaatatcatatcacagtTGCCAGACAACTCGTTTATACGAGACACAGTATGTATCACGATATATTGGTTTTTTAAGTGTCTTATAAAAATAAGACATGAGAATATCAGTGATAAaagtgacataatttatcacaatatcgataCTATATAGCCATATCGTCCGGCCCTAATTAAAAGtgagatacagatacagagatTCATCACAGCCTTTATAAGAATTTCCTTAACAAACCAAATCTATTCTGAAATTTACCTGAGAAATGGGCATCTGAGGtgagagggtgggagagagagtaggTGAGAGCTGCTGTGGGcatggctgctgctgctgggcaTCAATGTTGAGCGTAAGGGCACCACCAGTAGGTGCAGAGGTGGAGCCAGCAACATGGCTGGCAGCGCTGATGCCCAGGTGGGTGAGGTTGGTACTCAGATTGCCTGTGCTGCTGGAAGTGCTGGGGGCCGAGAAGGTCACGGGGTCATCCGGATCCAGAGGAGTGGGCAGCGGAGGGGGGAACTGGATGTTGGTGAGGTCGGGCAAGGAGCCACCTGTGCTGTGTGCGGCTGGCATCAATGTGGCGTTCACTTCTTGATCAGGGGAAGGAAATATGCTAGAAAAATCGAGCACAAATTAATACATATATTTCTTGTTGATTTGTTGAGGGCCTAAAATCATTTAAgctcattaaccaaaatatataaagaacacgtaaacatatacagtatgttactcGGAGCGAGCAGgggttaaatataaataatcctTTGCAATAATTATAAAATCGCTGGAGgataataatacacaatataGCATATGCTCACTTAATCCCTGGAACGTCATGGGATTTGGGATGTAGTGATGTCGTCTGGTCGT contains:
- the crtc1b gene encoding CREB-regulated transcription coactivator 1b isoform X1, encoding MATSNNPRKFSEKIALHNQKQAEETAAFEEVMKDLSITRAARLQLQKTQYLQLGQNRAQCYGGSLPNVNQIGNSNTDLPFQTTVLDTSRTTRHHGLVDRVYRDRNRITSPHRRPLSVDKHGRQIDSCPYGSVYLSPPPDTSWRRTNSDSALHQSAMNPAQQDTFVGGSQELQPKRVVLLTPPDTEEPETEMEKDDQTTSLHPKSHDVPGINIFPSPDQEVNATLMPAAHSTGGSLPDLTNIQFPPPLPTPLDPDDPVTFSAPSTSSSTGNLSTNLTHLGISAASHVAGSTSAPTGGALTLNIDAQQQQPCPQQLSPTLSPTLSPQMPISQPIAMDSMSLEQQLSQYSLLSLLSDLQKQQQTLPQNIRLIQLPPIAISSASSPPQTSLSSQSPTATGAPVSSYRNQTGSPANQSPTSPVSNQGFSPGGSPQHIPIVGSIFGDSFYEHQMASRQTNALSHQLEQFNMNMIENPSSSNSLYNPCSTLNYTQAAMMGLTGSHGNLQDTQQLGYSNHGNIPNIILTVTGESPPSLSKELSSSLAGVGDVSFDADSQFPLDELKIDPLTLDGLHMLNDPDIVLADPATEDTFRMDRL
- the crtc1b gene encoding CREB-regulated transcription coactivator 1b isoform X2, which encodes MATSNNPRKFSEKIALHNQKQAEETAAFEEVMKDLSITRAARLQLQKTQYLQLGQNRAQCYGGSLPNVNQIGNSNTDLPFQTTVLDTSRTTRHHGLVDRVYRDRNRITSPHRRPLSVDKHGRQIDSCPYGSVYLSPPPDTSWRRTNSDSALHQSAMNPAQQDTFVGGSQELQPKRVVLLTPPDTEEPETEMEKDDQTTSLHPKSHDVPGINIFPSPDQEVNATLMPAAHSTGGSLPDLTNIQFPPPLPTPLDPDDPVTFSAPSTSSSTGNLSTNLTHLGISAASHVAGSTSAPTGGALTLNIDAQQQQPCPQQLSPTLSPTLSPQMPISQPIAMDSMSLEQQLSQYSLLSLLSDLQKQQQTLPQNIRLIQLPPIAISSASSPPQTSLSSQSPTATGAPVSSHIPIVGSIFGDSFYEHQMASRQTNALSHQLEQFNMNMIENPSSSNSLYNPCSTLNYTQAAMMGLTGSHGNLQDTQQLGYSNHGNIPNIILTVTGESPPSLSKELSSSLAGVGDVSFDADSQFPLDELKIDPLTLDGLHMLNDPDIVLADPATEDTFRMDRL